The Methanosarcina barkeri str. Wiesmoor DNA segment TGATAAAATCATCTGTTATTTGTTTCACTAAACCAAATTTATAGAGGAAAAATTAGGACTTCACGGTTGATGTGAAAAGGAAATGTGACAAAGTCAAGTTAGATGAGTTTGTCATAAAATATATATCAAATATAACTCATTTTTCATTAGCATTATAAAAATTTTTGATATTATATCAATGTCGCTGTTTCTGAAGCAGCTAACTATGCAGAAAATGAAGTCGAAGGCGAATTTGGAGATGCAACAAATGTTGCAAATAATCGATTAATAGGAAACTCGATTTATAGGAAATTCAAACTTGTGTTTAAGAATTTAAGGGGGTGAAAATCGTGAAACTTAAGCTAATTTGTATATTAGGTTTGATACTATCGTGTGCAATATTTGCAGCTTTTGCTTCTGAGGAGGAAGGAATAATATTTACAAAAAAAGACGTAAAGCAAACAAAATACCTTGATCCATCAACTGCAGACGTAAATATTAGTTTTGAGGATGCAAAAAACAAACTAATATCAGAAAATCCGGAAGTAATCAATGAATCTGTCCATGGAGAACTGATTGATGATGAAAATTTCGGGATAATCTGGCGAGTAAGCTCAAAAACAACTAATGGAAAAAGCATCTTTGCAGGAATAGATGCCTCTAATGGAGAGCAACTTTTTGTATACGATGGATCAAAGAATGTACAGGGCAGAGACAGTATAAGCAAAGATGATGCTCTGGAAATAGCAGAAGAATATATCGAATCCAGGGTTTCAGCGGATAGAATTAATGAGATTGAGCTTGAATATGTAAACTACAGAGAACCTCCTGCTGACGATCTTCCAGGAAATTATCATGTAAGTTACGCAAGAATTATCAGGGGAATACCTTCTCTTTCCGATGGAATACTGCTTGATGTTAATGCAGAAACAGGCGAAGTTTCAAGCTATGACAAAAGCTGGTCTATGTCTGAAGAAGAGATAGCACTCATTGATACGGAACCAAGCATTACAGATGAAAAAGCAGTTGAGATTCTCAAAGAATACATGAGTAACAAACCATCTATAGGAGAAGAAAAAGCAAGTACTGTAAAAGTTATTTCATCGAACCTTGTCTGGAAAGAGGACGAGGAAGATAAAATTCATCTGGCATGGTGGATCCGATTCATGGATTCAAGTTTTGCAAGGGACGATACTTATCCTGCTTCAGTATGGATTGACGCGCATTCAGGAGAAATGTTGCTGTTTAACTATTACAGAGACTAAGTTCAAAAGAGTCCTAGTTCAAAAGAGCTCTAGTTCAAAAGAGCTCTAGTTCAAAAATTCTAGTTCAAAAATTCTAGTTCAAAAAAGTTATAATCATTCATTCCTCTTTTTTCTCATTATTTTTTAAGACAAGAGATAGTTCTTGATTGCAGTTCAGAAATATTGCTTCCAAAATTATATCCTTATCCTGCTTAATAATTAATTAAATGACTGTAGAGTGACTACTATGAGATTGAAAGGCCAGACAGCCATTGTAACCGGTGGGGGAAGAGGAATTGGAAGGGCTATCTGCCTGTCGCTGGCAAGAGAAGGAGCCAACATTGTAATTGCCGCAAGAACCGAAAGAGAAATTAGAGAAACTGCCAGGTTGGTGGAAAGGGAAGGTAGAAAGGCTCTTGCAGTAAAGACTGACATTAGAAAAGAAGAGGAAGTCATTGACATGGTTTCAAAAGCAGTAAATGCTTTTGGAAGAATTGACATTCTCGTGAACGATGCAGGAGTGGCATACAGGAAATATCTTGTAGAGACTTCAACCGAAGAATATAATGAGATTATGGATACAAACGTGAAAGGTATGTTTTTCTGCACAAAGTACGCTCTTCCCCATCTGCTTAAAAGGGGAGAGGGCAGGATTGTAAATATATCTTCAGGAGCAGGAAAGCGTGGCATACCAAATCTTTCGATATACTGCGCTTCAAAATTTGCAGTAATTGGTATTACAGAGTCTCTTGCTTACGAAGTAGGAGGTGGACTTCAGGTTTATGCAGTCTGTCCTGCAGGTGTGGATACCAGCATGTACCGCTCTCTTTTTTCAAATAAGCCAGTTCTCAAGCCTGAAGATGTTGCAAACAAAGTTTTGGAACTTTGTTTACCAGAAACCGTTCTTCCTTCAGGTTCTTCAGTAGAAATTTACAGGCGGCCTATGAGGATATTCTAATTTTAACATTTGTACGGAAAAAAGGCATATTTTTGAATATAAGGTGGAAACATGTTCAAAAACCGTAAAGACGCAGGGGAAAAGCTTGCAAAAGCTCTTGAGAAATACAGGACTGAATATCCTATAATTCTTGCGATTCCACGCGGGGGGGTGGAAGTTGGACTGCGGGTTGCAGCGAAGCTGAATGCCGATTTTTCTCTCATTGTTGCAAGGAAAATGCCTTTCCCGGACAATCCTGAAGCCGGATTCGGAGCGATAGCCGAGAATGGGAGCATGTTTATTTTAGAAAGTGCACATTACTGGCTTTCCGGGGAAACCATTGAACGGATAAAACAGGAGCAAATCGCAGAGATTGAAAGACGGATAAAAGCTCTCAGAGGAGGAAATCCCCTGCCCGAGCTTGCAGGAAGAACCGTGATTCTTATTGATGACGGCATTGCAATGGGCTCTACAATGAGGGCAGCTATTGAGCTTTGTAAAAACAGAAAGGCTGGAAAAATAGTGGTTGCAGTGCCTGTAGCAGGAAGAGAAGTTGCAGAAGAGCTTAATAAAAAAGTAGACGAGCTTGTAGTGCTTGAGACTCCTGCATATTTCAGGGCTGTTGCTCAGGCTTATGAGAGATGGTACGATGTTTCGGATGAAGAGGTTCTCGATCTGCTCAGAGAGAGTATAAGGAAAAAAGAACTGAAAGATCAGGAATTTCATGAGCTTGAAACCTGAAAAATATCTTTATCTGTTATTTATGTTAAATGTTCTCTGTTAAGTAATTCATGCTAAATAATCTTTTTAAAATAATCATCACTGTTGACTAATTTCTATCAGGTAATTCATGCTAAATAATTCTCTATTAAATAAATATGAAAATCCTATACAATTAGTAATCTTAAAAACCAAACTTACAATTCGTAATTATGCAATAACCGTTCTGCTTTTCCAGAGTAAAATATGGAGCAGATTTAGAATCCTTCCACAAAATTTCTGTTTTAAAAATTTCTGTTTTAAAAATTTCTGTTTTAAAAATTTCTGTTTTAAAACCTTCTTTTTTCAAAATTTCGTTTTAAGAACTTCTTTGAAAGGCTTCTTTATGAAAACCATATCGCAGACGCAAATAAGCCTTGAAAAGTATAAACAGATAATCTGTAAGCTTCTCAAGCATTTTTCTCTGGGTTTCATGTCATTATTTCTTGCTTTTGAATCTTTGTTCTACCAATTTTTGTGAAAGTCCCGAAAAGGCATATTCGAATAAAAACTTTACGTTATCTTGAATAACGGAAAAGTTTTGTTCTCTTAGAATTTGTCCATGTTATCTTCAGATTGGAGATTTAAAACCGCCAACCCTTAGGTAAAGAATATGACTATACCAAAAATAGTCATATATAGATCTATAGATTATATAGAGCGCTCTAAAATATATGGAAACTATAAAATATAATGAAATGGTCTGAAATACCATACAGACTCGAAATCAAGAGAAGTGTTCAGGAGTTAATGAAAATAATAAATCTTTGGACTAATGAAACAGATAAACTTATTCTAAAAAATAAAAATTGGAGTTTACGGACTATTATAATTACTATAGCAGGTTTGAAGTTTAATATTTCTGGAGCAGAAAAAAAATGGATTTACTTATCATAGCGCTTATTTTAGCGGGCCTTTATATGGCCTGGAATATAGGGGCAAACGACCTCGCAAATGCTATGGGGACTTCAGTTGGAACAGGATCCTTATCAATCAAGCAAGTGATTGTTATTGCTGCTGTCTTTGAACTTTTAGGCGCCGTATTATTCGGTGGGCGAGTAACCTCTACAATTGCCAAAGGGATTGTCCCCATCAGTATCATTGGCGAAGTTCACCCAAATATTGTGGCGGTGGGAATGCTGGCTGCGATTCTTGCGGCAAGTTTTTGGGTAACTCTTGCGACTTTTTATAACCTCCCAGTTTCAACCAGCCATTCCATAGTTGGTTCAGTGCTCGGCTTCGGGCTGATTGCGGCTTACAATGGAATTATCTCTTTTTCTGACATCCACTGGGGAGAACTTTTGAAAATTGTCGCCAGCTGGTTTATATCCCCAGTTCTTGGGGCGGTTTTTGCTTATCTGACCTTTTCCATAATAAGAAAGATTTACCTTCACAGAGCAATAGACCTGCCTTTTGTTGAGAAAAAATTCATATCTTTACAACTCATTACTGGTTGTTATATCGCATTTGCTCACGGATCAAATGATGTAGCAAACGCGATT contains these protein-coding regions:
- a CDS encoding inorganic phosphate transporter — its product is MDLLIIALILAGLYMAWNIGANDLANAMGTSVGTGSLSIKQVIVIAAVFELLGAVLFGGRVTSTIAKGIVPISIIGEVHPNIVAVGMLAAILAASFWVTLATFYNLPVSTSHSIVGSVLGFGLIAAYNGIISFSDIHWGELLKIVASWFISPVLGAVFAYLTFSIIRKIYLHRAIDLPFVEKKFISLQLITGCYIAFAHGSNDVANAIGPLCAALKVMGVSGTDAGIPIWVLLIGGLGMVIGMATWGYKVVLTIGSKITQLTPTRGFSAQFATASVVLLHSYSSLPISTTHTLVGSVIGVGLAGGIAAVDLRVIWKIISSWVATVPIAALTSALIFVGLEVIFL
- a CDS encoding YcdB/YcdC domain-containing protein, yielding MKLKLICILGLILSCAIFAAFASEEEGIIFTKKDVKQTKYLDPSTADVNISFEDAKNKLISENPEVINESVHGELIDDENFGIIWRVSSKTTNGKSIFAGIDASNGEQLFVYDGSKNVQGRDSISKDDALEIAEEYIESRVSADRINEIELEYVNYREPPADDLPGNYHVSYARIIRGIPSLSDGILLDVNAETGEVSSYDKSWSMSEEEIALIDTEPSITDEKAVEILKEYMSNKPSIGEEKASTVKVISSNLVWKEDEEDKIHLAWWIRFMDSSFARDDTYPASVWIDAHSGEMLLFNYYRD
- a CDS encoding SDR family NAD(P)-dependent oxidoreductase → MRLKGQTAIVTGGGRGIGRAICLSLAREGANIVIAARTEREIRETARLVEREGRKALAVKTDIRKEEEVIDMVSKAVNAFGRIDILVNDAGVAYRKYLVETSTEEYNEIMDTNVKGMFFCTKYALPHLLKRGEGRIVNISSGAGKRGIPNLSIYCASKFAVIGITESLAYEVGGGLQVYAVCPAGVDTSMYRSLFSNKPVLKPEDVANKVLELCLPETVLPSGSSVEIYRRPMRIF
- a CDS encoding phosphoribosyltransferase; protein product: MFKNRKDAGEKLAKALEKYRTEYPIILAIPRGGVEVGLRVAAKLNADFSLIVARKMPFPDNPEAGFGAIAENGSMFILESAHYWLSGETIERIKQEQIAEIERRIKALRGGNPLPELAGRTVILIDDGIAMGSTMRAAIELCKNRKAGKIVVAVPVAGREVAEELNKKVDELVVLETPAYFRAVAQAYERWYDVSDEEVLDLLRESIRKKELKDQEFHELET